A window of Theropithecus gelada isolate Dixy chromosome 14, Tgel_1.0, whole genome shotgun sequence contains these coding sequences:
- the MMP10 gene encoding stromelysin-2: MMHLAFLVLLCLPVCSAYPLSGAAKQEDSNSDLAQQYLENYYNLKTDVKQFRRKESNLIVKKIQQMQKFLGLAATGKLDSDTLEVMRKPRCGVPDVGHFHTFPGIPKWRKTHLTYRIVNYTLDLPRDAVDSAIEKAVKVWEEVTPLTFSRLYEGEADIMISFAVKEHGDFYSFDGSGHSLAHAYPPGPGLYGDIHFDDDENWTEDASGTNLFLVAAHELGHSLGLFHSANTEALMYPLYNSFTELTRFRLSQDDVNGIQSLYGPPPASTEEPLVPTKSVPSGSRTPAKCDPALSFDAISTLRGEYLFFKDRYFWRRSHWNSEPEFHLISTFWPSLPSHLDAAYEVNSRDTVFIFKGNEFWAIRGNEVQAGYPRGIHTLGFPPTIRKIDAAVSDKEKKKTYFFVEDKYWRFDENSQSMEQGFPRLIADDFPGVEPKVDAVLQAFGFFYFFSGSSQFEFDPNARMVTRILKSNSWLHC, encoded by the exons CAATACCTAGAAAACTACTACAACCTCAAAACAGATGTGAAACAGTTTAGAAGAAAGGAGAGTAATCTCATTgttaaaaaaatccaacaaatGCAGAAGTTCCTTGGGTTGGCAGCAACAGGGAAGCTGGACTCTGACACTCTGGAGGTGATGCGCAAGCCCAGGTGTGGAGTTCCTGATGTTGGTCACTTCCACACCTTTCCTGGCATCCCGAAGTGGAGGAAAACCCACCTCACATACAG GATTGTGAATTATACACTAGATTTGCCAAGAGATGCTGTTGATTCTGCCATTGAGAAAGCTGTGAAAGTCTGGGAAGAGGTGACTCCACTCACTTTCTCCAGGCTGTATGAAGGAGAGGCTGATATAATGATCTCTTTTGCAGTTAAAG AACATGGAGACTTTTACTCTTTTGATGGCTCAGGACACAGCTTGGCTCATGCCTATCCACCTGGACCTGGGCTTTATGGAGATATCCACTTTGATGatgatgaaaactggacagaagatGCATCAG GCACCAATTTATTCCTCGTTGCTGCTCATGAACTTGGCCACTCCCTGGGGCTCTTTCACTCAGCCAACACTGAAGCTTTGATGTACCCACTCTACAACTCATTCACGGAGCTGACCCGGTTCCGCCTTTCACAAGATGATGTGAATGGCATTCAGTCTCTCTATG GACCTCCCCCTGCCTCTACTGAGGAACCCCTGGTGCCCACGAAATCCGTCCCTTCAGGATCTAGGACGCCAGCCAAGTGCGACCCTGCTTTGTCCTTCGATGCCATCAGCACTCTGAGGGGAGAATATCTGTTCTTTAAAGACAG ATATTTTTGGCGAAGATCCCACTGGAACTCTGAACCTGAATTTCATTTGATTTCTACATTTTGGCCCTCTCTCCCGTCACATTTGGATGCTGCATATGAAGTTAATAGCAGggatactgtttttatttttaaag GAAATGAGTTCTGGGCCATCAGAGGAAATGAGGTACAAGCGGGTTACCCAAGAGGTATCCATACCCTGGGTTTTCCTCCAACCATAAGGAAAATTGATGCAGCTGTTTCTgacaaggaaaagaagaaaacatacttCTTTGTAGAGGACAAATACTGGAG ATTTGATGAAAATAGCCAGTCCATGGAGCAAGGCTTCCCTAGACTAATAGCTGATGACTTTCCAGGAGTTGAGCCTAAGGTCGATGCGGTATTACAGGCATTTG gatttttctatttcttcagtgGATCATCACAGTTTGAGTTTGACCCCAATGCCAGGATGGTGACACGCATACTGAAGAGTAACAGCTGGTTACATTGCTAG